CCAGCACCTCCGCGCACCCCATATCAGGCCTCAGGCCTCCGACTTCATCAAAAAAAGCCCCAACCAAGCAGCCGGGGCTATTGTCGCAGAGGGGCTTTATTTACGCATGCTGGGGTTCAGGATTTTCTTGCGCAGGCGGATGCTCTTGGGGGTCAGTTCCACCAGTTCGTCTTCGGCGATGTACTCCAGCGCGTCTTCCAGGCTCAGGCGGCGGGGGGGAATCAGGGTCAGGGCGTCGTCGGCGCCGCTGGAGCGCACGTTGGTCAGCTTTTTGTTCTTGCAGACGTTCACGTTCATGTCCTGTTCCCGGGCGTTTTCACCCACGATCATGCCTACGTATACGTCCTGGCCCGCGTCAATAAAGAAGTTGCCGCGGTCCTGTAGCTTCCAGATGGAGTAGGCGAAGGCCACCCCGTCTTCCATGCTGACCAGCGAGCCATTCTGACGGGTCTTCAGGTCGCCGGCGTAGGGCTGATACGAGTCGTAGACGTGGCTCAGGATGCCTTCGCCCTGGGTCATGCTCAGGAACTGGGTGCGGAAACCGAACAGGGCGCGGCTGGGCACCTTAAACTCTACGCGGGTGCGGCTGCCCTGCGGCTCCATGTGCACCATCTGGCCTTTGCGGGCACCCAGCACACCGATCACGGTGCTGGCATGCTGCTCTGGCACGTCAATCACCACATGCTCCACGGGTTCATGTCTCACGCCGTCAATCTCGCGGTAAATCACCTGTGGTGCGCCGACCTGAATCTCGAAACCTTCACGGCGCATGTTTTCCAGCAAGATCGAGAGGTGCAGCTCGCCGCGCCCCGATACCTTGAACTCGTCGGGGCGAATTTCTTCGACCTTCAGCGACACATTGGTCATGATCTCGCGGGCCAGGCGCTCGTTCAGCTGGCGGCTGGTCACGAACTTGCCTTCCTTGCCGGCAAAGGGGCTGGTGTTGGGCTGAAACACCATGCTGACGGTGGGTTCATCCACGGTGATGATCGGCAGGGCTTCGGGGTTGTTCGCGTCAGCCACGGTTTCACCGATGTTGGCGTCCTCGATGCCTGCCAGGGCCACGATGTCGCCGGCGCTGACTTCGTCCACTTCGATGCGTTTGAGGCCCATGTGGGTGAACGGCTGCACCACACGGGTCTTGGTCATGGAGCCGTCCTTATGGATCAGCTGTACGAATTCGCCCTTCTTGACGGTGCCGCGCTGCACCCGGCCCAGCACGATGCGGCCCAGGTACTCGGAGTAGTCCAGGTTGGTCACGACCATCTGGAAGGGAGCTTCCACGTCCACTTCGGGCGCGGGAATGTGCTCCAGCACCATGTCGAACAACTCGTGGAAGTCGTCTTTGGGGCTCTCAAGTTCCTTGAACGCCTTGCCTTCACGGGCGATGGCGTACAGCACGGGGAAATCCAGCTGATCTTCGTTGGCGCCCAATTCGGCCATCAGGTCGAAGGTCATGTCCACCACGTCGGTGGGGCGGGCGTCGCCGCGGTCGATCTTGTTGACCACCACGATAGGCTTGAGGCCCAGTTCAATGGCCTTGCGCAGCACGAAGCGGGTCTGAGGCATCGGGCCTTCGGCCGCGTCCACCAGGACCAGGCAGCCGTCTACCATGCCCAGCACACGCTCCACTTCGCCGCCGAAGTCGGCGTGGCCGGGGGTATCCACGATGTTGATCTTGACGCCCTTATATTCCACGGCGGTGTTCTTGGCCAGAATGGTGATGCCGCGCTCGCGCTCCAGGTCGTTGGAGTCCATGGCGCGTTCGGCGATTTCCTCACCGTGCTTGAGTTCCAGGGTTTGCTTGAGCAGCCCGTCTACCAGGGTCGTCTTGCCGTGGTCCACGTGGGCGATGATGGCGATGTTGCGGTATTCCATAAGGTTCTCCTTGAGAAAAGCCCCTCTCGTTGTCCCGTCAAAAGTAGCGGTCCCGGTTGTGCTGGCCTGGGACTGCGGGAGAGTGAAACGAGAGGCTGGGGCTGAATGGCGCAGGCACACGAAAAGGCCCACCGAAAAGGTCTGGCCGTGAGTGTCGGCACAGCAGGCGGGCCACACAGCCTCACAGTGTATCAAAAGTGAGCCCCCGGCGCGTCATTCCAGGGTCATGGGCCGGGGGAAAAATGGAAGTCGTTTGCTGCAGCAGGAGAGAAACGGCCGGGGCTGTTCCTCAGGGACTCAGGCATCCTAAGGTGCTCGGTGCCTCTCTGTACTCGCCCGCGCCGAACTTCTCCTGCAAATATTTGAGGGCCTGCGGGTCAACCCGTCCTCCTTCCACCCAGCGCTCTTCCAGGTTCTCGGTGCCGTAAAGCGCCCAGGCGGCGGCTTCGGTGGCTTGGTCCCAGGGGCCGCCCGCCAGCTCGCGCGCGTAGCCTTCGCGGACCAGCAGGGCGCGCAGCCAGGCCAGCTCCTCACCGCTCAGCTCACGGGTTTCCTGAGGCCGGTCGAACAGCAGCTCGTACAGTCCCAGCAGCCGTTCCAACTCGGCGCAGGGGTCCGGGTGGTCGTCGGCGCGCAGGTTGACCCAGTCGTCACTCAGGCCCGCGTAGCCCCGCCCCTGACCGGCGCACACCAGTGCCGCCGACTGACGGCCCCGCTTGTCGCCGCCCGCCGCGTCTCCGGCCTGGAGCGCGGCGAGGAGGCGGCGGGGCAGCGGCTGACCCTGCGCGCCCTGCCAGCCTTCCAGCGTGGCCTGCACCACTTCCGGCCCGGTCAGGATGTTGCCCTGAATGGCGTAGTCCGGCCCCGCGAGGCCCCCGGCCCAGCCGTGACATTCGCTGCCCGTAAAGGTCTGCGCCTGCCCGGTGGCGCTGATCAGCCCGAACTGGCGCTGCGCGATGTCGCCGTCTTCGCCCTCAAAGCGGGCCGACACCTGCTCAGGGCCAAGGCCCTGGCCCAGCAGCTCCAGCCCGCGCGGCCCAAAGGCGGGGTTGACATAGCTCTGGGTGGCTACCGCGCCCACGCCGAATTTCACGTACGGCACCACCGCGCCTACGGCCAGGAACTTGCTGGCGACGGCGACGCCCAGGTCGCCGGTCACAGGATCACGTCCTACAATTGAAAATGTCATGGTCTGGCCTCCTTGAAAGAGCAGACGGAAAAGACCCGGCTTGTCGGCCTTTTCCGTCCTGACGGCTGGGTTCAGTTCCGCTGAAAGATAAAGCCCTTGGGCACCACCACCACGCCGCCTTCGCTGACGGTCAGGCCGCGCGCGCGGTCATGCTCGTGGTTGTAACCGATCTTGGTGTTGGGCGGAATCTCCACGTCCTTGTCCACGATGACCTGCCGCAGCTGGCAGCCCCGGCCCACATTCACCGAGTCGAACAGCACGCACTGCTCCACCAACGAGTAAGAATTGATCCGCACGTCGCGTCCCAGCACCGAGTCGCGCACCGTGCCGCCCGAGACGATGACGCCCCCGGCCATGATGGTGTTGAACGCCTGCCCCTTGCGCCCTTCGGACTCGTGGACGAACTTGACCGGAGGGCTGAACTCGGAGGTCGTTCGTAGCGGCCACTTGGAGTTGTACAGGCCGTACTCCGGATTCACCGAGATCAGGTCCATGTTGGCCTCGAAGTAGGCGTCGATGGTCCCCACGTCGCGCCAGTAGGAGTTGGGCAGGTCCTGACCGGGAATCGTGTTCTGGTGAAAGTCGTAGGCGTGCACGTGATAATCGCTGCGTAGCGCATAAGGAATCACGTCCTGCCCGAAGTCGAAGCCCTGATCGTCGGCGTTGATGGAGTAGTCCAGCAGTTCCATCAGGGCGCGGCGGCTGAAAATATAGTTGCCCATCGAGGTGAGCGAAACTTCGGGATCGTCCGGAGTGCCAGGCGGGTCGCTGGGCTTTTCGAGAAATTCGGTCACGCGGTTCTCGCCGTCCACCTGCATGACCCCGAAGCGGTGCGCCTCGGAGCGTGACATGGGGAAAGCGGCGATGCTCACGTCGGCGCGGGCCGCGATGTGCTGCTCCAGCATGTGCTCCAGGTTCATCTTGTAGATGTGATCGCCGCTCAGGATGGCGATGTAGTCGGCGTCGAAGTCCTCTACCAGATTGAGGTTCTGATACACCGAGTCGGCGGTGCCCCGGTACCACGCGGACCCCAGTTCCTCGTACAGGGTCATCTGCGCCGGAACCACCGTGACAAAGTAGTCGGGCAAAAAAGACCCGAAGCGCCAGCCGCGCGAA
The sequence above is a segment of the Deinococcus radiophilus genome. Coding sequences within it:
- the typA gene encoding translational GTPase TypA; this translates as MEYRNIAIIAHVDHGKTTLVDGLLKQTLELKHGEEIAERAMDSNDLERERGITILAKNTAVEYKGVKINIVDTPGHADFGGEVERVLGMVDGCLVLVDAAEGPMPQTRFVLRKAIELGLKPIVVVNKIDRGDARPTDVVDMTFDLMAELGANEDQLDFPVLYAIAREGKAFKELESPKDDFHELFDMVLEHIPAPEVDVEAPFQMVVTNLDYSEYLGRIVLGRVQRGTVKKGEFVQLIHKDGSMTKTRVVQPFTHMGLKRIEVDEVSAGDIVALAGIEDANIGETVADANNPEALPIITVDEPTVSMVFQPNTSPFAGKEGKFVTSRQLNERLAREIMTNVSLKVEEIRPDEFKVSGRGELHLSILLENMRREGFEIQVGAPQVIYREIDGVRHEPVEHVVIDVPEQHASTVIGVLGARKGQMVHMEPQGSRTRVEFKVPSRALFGFRTQFLSMTQGEGILSHVYDSYQPYAGDLKTRQNGSLVSMEDGVAFAYSIWKLQDRGNFFIDAGQDVYVGMIVGENAREQDMNVNVCKNKKLTNVRSSGADDALTLIPPRRLSLEDALEYIAEDELVELTPKSIRLRKKILNPSMRK
- the glgC gene encoding glucose-1-phosphate adenylyltransferase → MKPRVLGIILAGGQGSRLAPLTSLRSKPSVPFGGKYRIIDFAINNLINSGIFSVYVLTQYKAQSLTEHISRGWRFGSFLPDYFVTVVPAQMTLYEELGSAWYRGTADSVYQNLNLVEDFDADYIAILSGDHIYKMNLEHMLEQHIAARADVSIAAFPMSRSEAHRFGVMQVDGENRVTEFLEKPSDPPGTPDDPEVSLTSMGNYIFSRRALMELLDYSINADDQGFDFGQDVIPYALRSDYHVHAYDFHQNTIPGQDLPNSYWRDVGTIDAYFEANMDLISVNPEYGLYNSKWPLRTTSEFSPPVKFVHESEGRKGQAFNTIMAGGVIVSGGTVRDSVLGRDVRINSYSLVEQCVLFDSVNVGRGCQLRQVIVDKDVEIPPNTKIGYNHEHDRARGLTVSEGGVVVVPKGFIFQRN
- a CDS encoding DUF1028 domain-containing protein, with the protein product MTFSIVGRDPVTGDLGVAVASKFLAVGAVVPYVKFGVGAVATQSYVNPAFGPRGLELLGQGLGPEQVSARFEGEDGDIAQRQFGLISATGQAQTFTGSECHGWAGGLAGPDYAIQGNILTGPEVVQATLEGWQGAQGQPLPRRLLAALQAGDAAGGDKRGRQSAALVCAGQGRGYAGLSDDWVNLRADDHPDPCAELERLLGLYELLFDRPQETRELSGEELAWLRALLVREGYARELAGGPWDQATEAAAWALYGTENLEERWVEGGRVDPQALKYLQEKFGAGEYREAPSTLGCLSP